The genome window ACACCCGCTACACCACCTGGGAGTTCTTCCGCGGACAGGAAGGCGACCCGTGGAAGGGACACGTCGCTGATCCCTCCGAAGCCGACGGGCAGATCGCGCGGATGCAACGGCAGGACCGGATCAACCGGACGCACATGCCCACCGAAGCCGAACACTCCCAAACCCGCACCGTGGACGCCGGTGTCGAGTTCATCGACACCAACGCCGCCGCCGACAACTGGTTGCTGCAGCTCGAGCTGTTCGACCCGCACGAACCCTTCTTCACCCACCAGCACTACAAGGACCGATATCCGCACGACTACGACGGGCCGGAGTTCGACTGGCCCGCCTACCGCAAGGTCACGGAAGCCCGGCAGCAGGTCGACCACGCCCGTTGCGAGTACGCGGCCCTGGTGTCGATGTGCGACCGCTCCCTGGGCCGGGTGCTCGACGCGATGGACGAGCACGACCTGTGGGACGACACACTGCTGATCGTCAACACCGACCACGGTTTCCTGCTCGGCGAGCACGGGTGGTGGGCCAAGTCGGTACAGCCCTGGTTCAACGAGCTGGTCCACCTGCCGATGTTCATGTGGGACCCGCGCACCGGAGACCGCGGCGGCAGCCGTGCGGATCTCGCCCAGACCATCGACATCGCCCCGACCGTGCTCCGGTGGTTCGGGCTCGAACCCACCGAAGACATGCAGGGTCACGACCTCGCGACCCAGAACGGCCACGACAGCGCGCTTTTCGGAATCCACGGCGGGCACGTCAACGTCACCGACGGACGTTACGTGTACATGCGTGCTGCAGCGGACCGGTCCAACAGCCCGCTCGAGGAGTACACGCTCATGCCCACGCACATGCGGGCCCGGTTCTCGGTGGCGGAGCTGGCCGACTGGCAACCGTGCGACCCGTTGCCCTTCACCAAGGGCATCCGGGCCATGCGGATACCGGCCGCGCCGACGTGGATGAACCCGTGGCAGCACGGCACCCTGCTGTTCGATCTGCGGGACGATCCCGTCCAGGCGCACCCGTTGCGGGACGACGCACTGGAGTTGCGCATGATGCGGCTCCTCGCGCGGCGGATGCACGACTCGCACGCTCCCCGCAGCCAGTTCGAACGTCTCGGGCTCCCCTTCGACAGCGAGCCGGGTGAGCAACACCTGCTCGTCGCGGCACAGGCCGAACGGGCGACCGCCGTCGCCGAACCACTGGACGATCTGGAGACCTCGCAGGTGCTGCGGACGCCGGTGCTCGAGCTGCTCGCGATCGACGGAGCCCGGCCCGTGTTCGAGGAACTGACCCCCGGCCTGACGACCACGGAGCTCATCGCCATCCCGTCAGGCGCCACGCTGCTCGACCTGGCCGCCTCAGCTCTCATCACCGCCACCGACCTCAAGGAGCTCACACAACGCCTCGACGCGCTGACCGGGAAGCGCCGATGAGCTCCAAGCCGAACGTTCTCTGGATCACCACGCACGACATCAACCCGCACATCGGCGCCTACTCCGGGGTCTACCCAGGTGCGGAATACGCGGTGACACCTCATCTCGACCGCCTCGCTTCCGAAGGGGTCCGGTTCGACAACGCCTTCGCCGCCGCACCGATCTGCGCACCCTCCCGATCAGCGATCATGACCGGCTGCCATCCCACCGCGATCGGCACCATGCACATGCGGACCAAGGCGGTGCCCCCGCCCGGCGTGCGGCTGTTCAGCGAGTACTTCAGGGAAGCCGGCTACTTCGTCACCAACAACTCGTTCACCGACTTCCAGGTACCGGTGCCGGTGAGCGCTTTCGACGACTGCAGCGACACCGCGCACTGGCGTAACCGCCCGAGCGCGGACACGCCGTTCTTCGCGGCATTCCACGGCCTGATCACCCACGAATCCCAGATCTACCTCGACGACGACGCGTTCGCCGAACGGACCCGGCACGTCCGGGACGAGGACCGGCATGATCCGACGAAGGCCCCGCTGCCGCCGTACTACCCGGACACCGAGGTGTTCCGGAAGGCATGGGCGCGCTACAACGACCTGATCACCGAGATGGATCACTGGGTCGGCACCCTCCTCGCTCAGCTCGAGGAAGACGGGCTCGCGGAGAACACGATCGTCGTGTTCTGGAGCGACCACGGTCTCGGCATGCCGCGCGGCAAGCGATGGGCCAACGACTCGGGCCTGCACGAACCGTTGATCATGCGCTGGCCCGGGCACCTGGAACCGGGAACCAGCACGGACGCGCTCGTTCACCTGATGGACCTCGCGCCGAGCATGCTCTCGGCCTGCGGGATCGACGTCCCGGACCACATGCACGCGGTCCCGTTCCTCGATGCTCGCGGCGAGTTGAAGAAGAACACCAACGGCTACGTCTTCGCCGGACGCGACCGGATGGGCGAGCTCGAAGACATGACTCGCTCGGTCCGCGACCGCCGCTACCGCTACATCCGCCACTACCACCCCGATCGCTCGCCCATGCAGCACTGCGACTACCCGGACCAGCTGTGGACCTGGCGGGAGATGCGGCGCATGGGCTCGGTCGAGGCGGGGCAACGCGCCCGGGGGCTGCCGCGTTCGGCGCTCACGCTGTTGCAGCGCCGCCTCATCGCCCCGACCAAGCCCGTCGAAGAGCTCTACGACCTGATCGCGGACCCGTACGAGGAGCACAACCTCGCCGACGACCCGCAAGCCGCTGGCACCCTGCATCGCTTTCGGGAAGCGCTGCGGGACTGGCAGTCCCGCTACGGCGACCTCGGTTTCCTCGCGGAGGACGAACTGCTCGAAAGGTGGCGCCCGGGCGGTGTCTGGCAGAAAACACCACCGCCGCTCGTCGAACGGGACCCCACCGGCGGGATCGCGGTGAGCTCTGCCGAGGACGCCGTCGTGGTCTGGACCGACGACCCGCCCTCGGACCAGCCGGAGAGTGAAGGAGCCGGAGTACCCGCGATTGGCTCCCCGGGCGAGGTGATCGGTGCCCCGCCCACCGACGGCCGGTACTGGCGCCTTCTCACCCCGGAGCGTCCACCGCCGCAGGACCGGCCCACCTGGGTTCGCGCGGTCCGGCTCGGCCACCTGGCCAGCGACGACGTCGAAGTTCCAGCCCATCTCGCAAGCCCAACCGAGGATCAGGAATGACTTCATCGACCACAGAGACCGAACGCATCGGCGCGCTCGTTGACCAGCTCACCCTCGAGGAGAAGGTGCGGCTGCTCACCGGCCGGGACTTCTGGACGACCTGGCCCATCGAACGGATCGGACTTCGCCGCGTCCTGATGTCCGATGGGCCCTCCGGCGTCCGCGGCGAGGTCTGGGACGAACGCGACCCGTCGCTCAACCTGCCCTCCGCGACAGCGCTCGCAGCGTCGTGGGACCGCGCCGTCGCCTACCGCTACGGTGGGGCAGCCGCGGTCGAAGCGCGACGCAAGGGCGTCGACGTGGTGCTCGGGCCGACCATCAACCTGCACCGCTCCCCCTTGGGAGGTCGGCACTTCGAAGCGTTCAGCGAGGATCCGGTGCTCACCGCCGACCTCGCGGCCTCCTACGTCACGGGCGTGCAGGACAAGGGCGTGGCCGCGACGCCGAAGCACTACATCGCCAACGACTACGAGACCGACCGTTTCACCGCGTCCACCGAGGTCTCCGACCGGGCACTGCGCGAGGTCTACCTGCTGGCGTTCGAGAAGGCCGTCACCGAGGCGCACGCCTGGGCCGTCATGTCGTCCTACAACGCGATCAACGGCGTCACCGCCTCGGAGAACGAGCTGCTCGAGACACCGCTCAACTCGGAATGGGGGTTCGACGGCGTCGTGGTCTCCGACTGGACCGGCGTGCGCTCGGTCGCCGCTGCGAGGCATCCCAGGACCTCGCCATGCCGGGGCCGGACGGCGCGTGGGGCCCGGCACTGCTCACCGCCGTCGAGGCCGGAGACGTGCCGGTATCGGCGATCGACCGCAAGGTGCACCGCATCCTGACGCTGGCGGCGCGCGTCGGTGCGCTCGAGGACTTCGAGCCCGCCCAAGCAGATCACGGCCACGGCGAAGACGGAGTCGTCTTCGCCCGGGAGGCTGCAGCGGAGGGAATGGTGCTGGTCCGCAACGACCACGTGCTTCCGGCCGAGTCGGCGACGGTGTCGCGGATCGCCGTGCTGGGGCACAACGCCGCCCAGGCCAGAAGCCAGGGCGGCGGTAGTGCCACCGTCGTGCCCGAACGCGTGGTTTCGCCGCTCGACGGCATCCGGGCGGCGTTCCCCGACGCCGAGGTCGACCACGCGATCGGTGCCGTCGTGCAGCAGGGCATCGCCGAGTTCCCACTGGCCACGATCACCAACCCGATCACCGGCGAACCCGGCGCGCGTGTCGCGTTCCTGCGCGACGGACGGGAACTGTTCGTCGAGGAACGGCGGGCGACCGCTCTGTACTGGTTCGGCGGAGACGCCCCGACCCGCGAAGCCGACACCCTCGAGATCACCACGACCTACTCCCCTGAAGACACCGGGACCGTCCGGATCGGCATCGGCTCCGCGGGACGTTCGCGGATGTGGATCGACGGAGAACTCGTCCTCGACGAGACCGTCGCGGTCTCCGGCGATCAGCTCGGTGCTGCGTTCCTCGACCCGCCCACGCGGTCCGTGCCCGTCGCGGCGACCGCCGGGCGGCCGATGGACATCCGGATCTCCTACGACGTCGCCCAGGACTCGGGTCTCGACGGGGTGCTCACCTACCAGTTCGGCACCGAACCCACCGAGACCGATCCGCAGCAGCTCATCGACGAGGCCGTCGCCACCGCGACCGGCGCGGACCTGGCCGTCGTCGTGGTGGGAACGAACGCCAAGGTCGAGTCGGAGGGATATGACCGCACCTCACTCGCGCTACCCGGCCACCAGGACGAACTCGTGCGCGCAGTGGCCGCTGCGAACCCGAACACGGTGGTGGTCGTCAACGCCGGAGCACCGGTCGAACTCCCGTGGCGGGACGACGTGGCCGCGGTACTGCTGACCTGGTTTGGCGGCCAGGAATTCGGCAACGCGCTCGGCGACGTCCTCACCGGCGCGCGCGAGCCCGGAGGCCGCCTGCCCACCACCTGGCCGGCCGCCCAAACCGACGTGCCCGTGCTGGACGTGACACCCGTCAACGGCAAGGTTCACTACGCCGAAGGCGTCCACATCGGGTACCGCGCCTGGTTGCGGGAGGGGACTGCACCGGCCTACCCGTTCGGATTCGGCCTGGGCTACACGACGTGGGAGATCCGCGACGTGATGGCTGAACCGGACGGTGACGGTGGCGGTGCCGTCACCGCCACCGTCACCAACACCGGTTCCCGCCCGGGCAAGCACGTGGTGCAGGTCTACGCCTCCCGCACCGACACGACGATCGACCGGCCCGCGCGCTGGCTCGTCGGATTCCAAGTGGTCCACCTCGACGCGAGCGAGGCCACCGAGGTCACCATCGCCGTCCCAGCACGCGCTTTCGCGCACTGGGACGGCGGGTGGGCCTACGAACCAGGCACATTCACGTTGCACGTCGGCGCGTCCGTCCTCGACATCGCCGGCTCGGCCGAGCTGACGACAGGGCCCTGAGGACGGTACCTCCGCGGGTGTGAACCGGCGTCGGTCGACGCCGGTTCACACCCGACGGCACCCGTCTCAGCCGACCTGGCCCCCAAGGGTCTCAGCGCGTTCCGCGTTGGAGGTTCAGGCCGCGGTCGAGGACCGGGCGCAGTAGCGGTTCAGGTTCGCCGACGAGCTCACCCTCGGAGATCCAGGCGAGGTCGCTACCGTAGAGCTGGTCGCGCAGCGCCTCGACGAGACGATCACGCGTCGCCGCGTGCGCCGGGTCGGCTGACAGGTCGTGCAGTTCCTGCGGGTCGGCCGCGGTGTCGAACAGCTGCACCCGATTACCGGCCGGGTAGTAGATGAGCTTGGATCTCCCGTCGGTGACCATGCGAGAGGCTTCCGCACCTTCGCCGAACTCGCAGTAGAGCGGTTCCGCGCGTCGCGGGCCGAGCATCGAGCGGCCCTCCACGGAGTCCGGAATGGCGACGCCGGCGAGGTCGAGCAGGGTCGGCATGATGTCCTGCTGCCCAACGACGCGGTCGTCGACCGCACCGGCCGCGATCCTGTCGTCGTGAGCCGGCCCGGTGACGATCATCGGAATGTTCGCGGATCGCTCGTAGAAAACCCGCTTGGCCCAGAGGTCGTGGTCTCCGAGCATGTCGCCGTGGTCCGAGGTGAACACGATGGCGGTGCTGTCCTGCAGGCCCTCCTCCCGGAGCGTGCCGATGACGAGCCGCAGCTGGTGATCGATGTGGGTGCACAGGGCGTAGAAAGCGCGGCGTGCCTCCCGGGTCTCGCGCGCACCGAACCGACGTGGTCTGTCGACTGAGTTGCGAACCCTGAGCGCGTAGGGAAGGTCCTCGCGTGCCCAGTCCCCGATGACCGGTTCGTCGATCTCGGCCGGATCGTACATGTCCAGGTAGTCACGCAGGGGCGCCAGCGGCGGGTGCGGATGGGTGTAGGACAGGTACCAGAACGAGGGGCGGTTCGGGTCCCTGCGCCGGATCGTCCGCACCATCTGCTGGGTGCACCAGTTGGTGACGTGGAAGCGTTCCGGCAGGTGCCAGGGACGCCAGTGGTACTGGTTGTTGCTCATGCCGTGGCCGAACTGCTGTCCCGCGTGCCCGTGGTCGGCGAGGAAGGTCTCGTAGTCGTCGGCCTTGCCACCTTCGCTGCGTCCCTCTTCCGCGAGCAGCACGTCGTCGAACCCGATGCGGTCACGTTGTGGCCACACGTGGAGCTTGCCCACTGCGTAGGTCTGGTAACCGCCGTTGCGGAAGGCCTGCGCCGCTGTGGGAAGTTCCGGCATCGGCAAGGTCGGCTGGAAGAGCCGATCTCCGTGCGTCCTCGGTGGTGTTCCGGTCATGATCGAACGCCGGGCAGGGATGCACACGGGCGACTCGCTGTAGGCGTTGGTGTAGCGCGTGCCGAGGTCGGCGAGCTCGTCCAAAGTGGGCGTTCGGACCGCCGGGTGTCCCGCGGTGCGCAGGAGCGAGGCGAACCAGTGGTCCACCGTCACGAGGAGAACGTTGGGCTGGGCCATCAGTGCTGTGGTTCCGTTTCAGTCGTGCTCGTACTTCTGAGCGGGAGACGTTCGTTCTTGCCTACCAGGGTGAACAGGAAGACGACGCCGAGTGCCATGAAGCCTGCCGCGATCAGCAGGGGACCGACGTAGGACCCACCGGAGACCCCGAGCAGGACACCGACGAGCACGGGGCCCACGGCGGAGGCCACGGCGCCGGTCGAGTTGAGCAGGCTCGTGGCGGACCCGACGTTGCGAGCGCTGGGAGCGACCTCGATCATCATCGCGTAGAGCGGCCCGGCAGCGAACGCGACACCGGTCGAGGAAACGCCCAGCAGCACCAGCGATGTCATCGCGTCGTCAGCGAGGACAGCCGGCGCGATCGCACCTCCCAACAGCAGCCCGATCAGGATGGGCAGCTTGCGGGAAACCGTCGGGCTGGCGCCGCGGCGCATCATCAGGTCGGAAAGGGCGCCACCCGCGAGATCACCGACCACTGCCATCAGTCCGGGAATCGCTCCGTACAAGCCGACTTCCAGGAGGCTGAACCCCCGCGCCTCGATGAGGTAGCTCGGGTACCAGGTGATGAAGAAGTACATCACCGATCCGCGGCAGAACATCACCAGGATCAAGCCCCAGATCGTGCGGTAGCCGAAGAGATCGCGCCAGCGGACCGCGGTGTCGTCGTCCGCGATTCGCGCCTCTCCCCCTTCGATGTGCTGCAACTCGCGTTCGCTGATCGTGGGATGTTGCCGTGGCGAACGGTAGAAGCGGTACCAGAACACCGCCCAGAACAGTCCGAACAAACCCGTGACCACGAATGACATGCGCCAGCCCAGCACGGCGATGAGGCCGGTGACGATCGGGAGCGTGATCGCGGGCCCGAACTCCGACCCGACCTGGTAGGTGCTGATCGCGAAAGCGCGCTCCTGCTTCGGAAACCACTCGGCGACGGACTTGTTCGCCGAAGGCGCCATCGGCCCCTCACCAATGCCCAGCAGGAAGCGGAGTCCGATGAGCGATGCCGCACCGCGGACAAGCGCGGTGGCCGCGGTCAACACGAACCACGACAGAGCCGACAAGGAGAACAGCAGCCGCACGCCCACCTTGTCGACGAGCCAGCCACCGACGGGCTGCGAGAAGATCTGCACGAACGAGAACACACCGAGCGCGAGGCCCACGGCTTCAGGGCTCAGGCTCAAGTCGTCTTGCATGAACGGCATCGCGACGCCGAGGTTCGTCCTGTCGATCCAGGCGATCGTGATGCCGATGAGCAGGACTGGGAGCAACCTCCAACGCACGGTGCCGGTGCGGGACCGTCCGGGCCGGGACAACGGTGGGGGCACGGGTATCGAACTCCTTCGGCCAATTAACCATATAATATGGTCAGCTGAAACTATGATAGTTTCAGGCCCGTGGCAAGACCCGGCCGAAACCTGCACGGACACGTGATCGACACCCTCGGGCGCCGGATCGTGGGGGGCGACTACGCACCGGGGCACACGCTCGACTTGGCGGAACTCGCCGACGAGCTGGCCGTCAGCCACACCGTGCTACGAGAGGCGCTGCGCGCCCTGGCCGAGAAGCGACTCATCGACGCCCGCCCTCGCCGCGGCACCTTCGTCCGGCAACGACAGGAGTGGAACCTCCTCGACCGCGACGTCCTGACCTGGCGGTACGAGACGCAGACCGACATGACGCTGCTGCACGACCTGCTCGAGGTGCGGGAGAGCCTGGAACCGACCGCCGCGCGGCTCGCCGCGCAACGCCACACCGAAGCCGACCTGGGCGAGCTGTCCGCCGCCCTCGAGCAGTTCCGCGGGGCCGATCACGTGAGCGGCAAGGTCATCGCCGCGGACCTGCGCTTCCACCGCGCTCTGTTCCGCGCGGCGCACAATGAGGTCCTGGAACAGATGGAGCTCATCGTCGAGATCGGCCTCCGCGCGAGGGATCGCATTGCGCACTCCCGGGAAGGCTGGCACACCACGGTCGAGCACCACGCCCGAATCGCCGATGCCATCGCCGACCGCGACGCCGACCGCGCGGAGAAGGCGACTCGCATCCTCCTGCAGCACAGCGCCGCCAGCCTCGAACACGACGAAGCCTGACAATCAACCCGCAGGATGAGCGACACCGCTCCGGTCTCGCTGCAGATTCACGGTAGCGACCATCGATCGAGGCGTTGACGCCCATCGTGCCGTCCTGGGCATCCGGATCAGCTCCCGGCAGACTTGCCGGGGCTGTCGACGCCTGCCGGACCTCGATGGTCCAGCCGACCGCTCGCCGCCGTGGTGGTCGACGAGGCGGAAGTGGTGTCGCTGGACATCTCCCGACCTCTGCCCGGTGGGTACGATCGAAAACAACAGGCGTGAACGCTTTCCAAAGTGGAGGTACATGGTGGCCGGTTGCTGCCCGCCCGCGCGAGCAGGCGCCGCCGGGTCTCGTCCGACGAGGCCCGGGCGCGGGCACGACCCGGCGCCCCTCGTCACGCTCCCCGGCGGCACCTTCCGCATGGGCACCGACGATCCGGACGGGTTCCCCGAAGACCGCGAGGGACCGGTGCGCCCGGTCACCGTCGCGCCGTTCGCAATCGACGCGCACGCCGTGTCCAACGCCCGCTTCGCCCGTTTCGTCGACGCCACCGGCTACCACACCGACGCCGAACGCTTCGGCTGGAGCTACGTGTTCGCGAAGTTCCTGCCGGGCCGGCTGCGGCGTGACTCGCCACGGCCGCAGGGCGCACCGTGGTGGTGCGGTGTGCAGGGCGCGTACTGGCGCTGCCCGGAAGGGCCGGGGAGCGATATCGAGAGCCGCTGGGACCACCCCGTCGTGCACGTCTCGTGGCACGACGCCGCCGCCTACTGCACCTGGGCCGAGCGCCGTCTGCCCACCGAGGCCGAATGGGAGTACGCGGCGCGCGGCGGGCTCGACCAGGCCCGCTACCCATGGGGTGACGAACTGACCCCGGACGGCGAACACCGGTGCAACATCTGGCAGGGCCGCTTCCCCACTCACAACAGCGAGGACGACGGCTACGCCGGCACCGCGCCCGTCCACGCCTTCCCGCCCAACGAGTTCGGGCTGCACAACGTCTCCGGCAACGTGTGGGAGTGGTGCGCCGACTGGTTCGACCCAGGCGAGCACAACCGATCCATGCGCGGCGGCTCCTACCTCTGCCACGACTCCTACTGCAACCGCTATCGCGTCGCCGCCCGAACCGCCAACACCCCGGACAGCTCCAGCGGCAACACCGGATTCCGCACCGTCGTCAGCGTGGAACGGTGAAAGCACACCCCAGGCAACCGCATACCAAACTCCCCGCCGTCACCTGCTTCCGCCATTACCTCCGGCAACCACGTCCTGGCAAACGGCCTGGTCGTCCCCACCATGGCCGGCGGGCTCGCGGCCGCGCCGGAACTGGCACGCCAGGCGCCCCACTGCGGTCCTGACCTACAACGACCTGCTCACAATCGGCCTCATCCGCGGGTTCACCCATGCCGGGCGGCGGCACGTACCGGATGTTGATCACTCAAAAAGCGACAGAGCCGTTCATCGAACACTCCCGCTTTGCACCCGTGCCGCAGGTCAGGGTGCAGCGACGGATTTCCTGTTGCGAAACTCCGTGTCGAGCACGTGGACGACCGGTGGGCTGTCATCGCCTCGGATGCGCTGGAGGAGGGTCCGGGTGGCGAGTGCTCCGATGTCGTACGCCGGCTGGGAGATCGCGGTCAGCGGTGGTTGAACGACGTTGGACCAGTCGGCGTCGTCGAAGGCGACGACGGAGAGGTCCTCGGGGATGCGCAGCCCTGAGTCGTAAATGGCTTCCACGGTTCCCAGCGCGGGGATGCTGCCGGCCGCGAAGATCGCAGTCGGTGGTTCGTCCAGCGCGAGGAGTTGGTGCGCTTCGGCCTTGGCGGCTTCGCGGTGAAAATCGCCGCAGCGCAGATACCGTGAGTCGGCGGGGACGTTGCGTTCGGCCAGGGCGGCTCGATAACCGTCGATGCGTTCCAGGGTGGTGGCCGCGAGTGCCACCTCAGACGTGCCGGGGCTCGGGCTCGGGGATTCTTCCCTCGTGTCGGGACGACCGCCTCCGGCGACGAGCGCGATTCTCGTGTGCCCGGCGTCGAGCAGGTGGTGGATGGCTCGGCGGGTCGCTTCGCGGTTGTCGACGACCACGGCGTCGAGGCCGAGCCCTCGCGGGTGGCGGTCCATGAGCACCACGGGCGTTCCCTGCTCCTTGGCGGCAATCAGGTGCTCGGCGCGGGCGGTCGGCGCGGGGGTGAGCAAGATGCCTTCGAGCTGATTTGCCTGGAACACCTGAACGGCTCGCCGCTCCAATTCGGGGTCTTCGTCGGTGTTGGCCACCAGGACTTCGAGCCCTTCGGCGCGAGCGACGTCGGTGATGCCGCGGGTGAGCCGGGCGTAGAAGGGGTCGTCGATGTTGGCGATGGCCACGCCCAGCGACTGGGTGCGCCCGATGCTCATGTTGCGGGCCAGGACGTTGGGCTGGTAGCCGAGCTCACGAGCAGCAGCGGTGACCTGTTCGTGGACCCGCTGGCTGACCTGCCCGTAGCCGCCGAGCGCGCGGGCGGCCGTGGCACGCGAGACGCCGGCGGCGCGGGCGACGTCTCCAATGGTGACTGCTGCGCGGCGAGATGCCCGGGCCATCAGAGCTCACTCCTCCATTTGTCCTTACGTATTGACTATGCCGCCGGCGTCGTGGGACTGTATCCCCCGTCACGGACTGAGACCGGTCTCAGTGATGTGGGTCGCATGCTACATCCGCCGTCGGTGGCCACCTGTGCCGCCACCTGATTTGCTCAACAGGGGAGATCTGCCCGTGTTCGACCTTGCCGTGTGCGCCGAAATGGTGTTCCGCGATCGACCGTTCGAGGAGCGCGTGCGCCGGATTCACGATCTGGGTTTCCAAGTGGAGATCTGGAACTCCACGGTCCACGACGTCGATGTCCTGGCCCGGACGGGAGCCAGGTTCTCCTCGATGACCGGATACGTCCACGGGCGGCTGTCCGACGAGGACGGCGCCACCGAACTGCTCCGCACCGCGGAAGAGTTGCTACCCGTCGCGGAAAAGCTCGACTGCCCCCGGCTGAACCTGCATGGCACCGAACTCGGCGAAGGTGGCCTGCCGGTACGTCCGGAACACGAGGTCACCGGCGCGATGTGGCTGACCGCCTGCCGCACGCTGTCCCGGATCGCCAAGCTGGGAGAACGCGCCGGCGTGACGTTCTGCCTGGAAAACCTCAACACCGCCGTAGACCACCCGGGGGTCCCGTTCGCGCGGGCGGCGGACACCCTGGCGCTGGTCGAGGCCGTGGACAGCCCCGGGTTGCGCATGATGCTGGACCTCTACCACGCCCAGATCGGCGAGGGAAACCTCATCGAGCTGCTGCGGCGCGCGGGCTCACTCATCGGCGAAGTCCAGGTCGCCGACGTGCCGGGCCGGTGTGAACCCGGCACGGGTGAGATCAACTACCCGGCGATCGCCGCTGCCCTGGCCGACATGGGCTACCGGGGAACTGTGGGACTGGAGGGCTTTGCTTCCGGCGACAGCGAACTCGCTCTTCAGCGCTTCCGGGACGCCTTCTCCCGTCCGGCCCCGGGTACCTCGGCCGCCGCTCACCTGCTCTTGGAAGGACAAACATCATGACGACCACCGCCCCTGTTGTCTTCGGGCTCATCGGCGCCGGAGCCATTGGCGCCTTTCACGCCGAGAGCCTCGCCCGCCGCATTCCCGAGGCCCGGTTGGCCGCCGTCGCCGATCCCCGCCCGGAAGCCGCGCAGCAACTGGCCGCCAGCTTGGATGTTCCGCGGCCCACCAGCGACCCCTCCGATCTGTTCGCCGATCCGGACATCGAAGCAGTGGTGATCACCACGCCGCCTCAGTTCCACACCGACCTCATCGAGACCGCGGCCGCAGCGGGCAAGGCCGTGTTCTGCGAGAAGCCGATGGCGCTGAGCCTCGCTGACGCCGACCGGGCGATCACTGCTACCGCCAAAGCCGGGGTGGCTTTGCAGATCGGCTTCAACCGCCGGTACGACAGGGGATTTCGTGCGGGCCACGATCTTGTCACCTCGGGCGGAATCGGCCGGCCGCAGCTGCTGCGGTCGCTGACCCGTGACCCGGAGCTGAGCGACCCGGCCAGGGTGCCGGCGTGGGGGATCTTCTTGGAGACCCTGATCCACGACTTCGACACCCTCAACTGGCTCAACCTCGGCACCCGCGCCACGGAGGTGTACGCCACGGCTGATGCGCTGGTGCGTCCGGATTGGAAG of Saccharopolyspora erythraea contains these proteins:
- a CDS encoding sulfatase-like hydrolase/transferase encodes the protein MAQPNVLLVTVDHWFASLLRTAGHPAVRTPTLDELADLGTRYTNAYSESPVCIPARRSIMTGTPPRTHGDRLFQPTLPMPELPTAAQAFRNGGYQTYAVGKLHVWPQRDRIGFDDVLLAEEGRSEGGKADDYETFLADHGHAGQQFGHGMSNNQYHWRPWHLPERFHVTNWCTQQMVRTIRRRDPNRPSFWYLSYTHPHPPLAPLRDYLDMYDPAEIDEPVIGDWAREDLPYALRVRNSVDRPRRFGARETREARRAFYALCTHIDHQLRLVIGTLREEGLQDSTAIVFTSDHGDMLGDHDLWAKRVFYERSANIPMIVTGPAHDDRIAAGAVDDRVVGQQDIMPTLLDLAGVAIPDSVEGRSMLGPRRAEPLYCEFGEGAEASRMVTDGRSKLIYYPAGNRVQLFDTAADPQELHDLSADPAHAATRDRLVEALRDQLYGSDLAWISEGELVGEPEPLLRPVLDRGLNLQRGTR
- a CDS encoding glycoside hydrolase family 3 C-terminal domain-containing protein, with product MPGPDGAWGPALLTAVEAGDVPVSAIDRKVHRILTLAARVGALEDFEPAQADHGHGEDGVVFAREAAAEGMVLVRNDHVLPAESATVSRIAVLGHNAAQARSQGGGSATVVPERVVSPLDGIRAAFPDAEVDHAIGAVVQQGIAEFPLATITNPITGEPGARVAFLRDGRELFVEERRATALYWFGGDAPTREADTLEITTTYSPEDTGTVRIGIGSAGRSRMWIDGELVLDETVAVSGDQLGAAFLDPPTRSVPVAATAGRPMDIRISYDVAQDSGLDGVLTYQFGTEPTETDPQQLIDEAVATATGADLAVVVVGTNAKVESEGYDRTSLALPGHQDELVRAVAAANPNTVVVVNAGAPVELPWRDDVAAVLLTWFGGQEFGNALGDVLTGAREPGGRLPTTWPAAQTDVPVLDVTPVNGKVHYAEGVHIGYRAWLREGTAPAYPFGFGLGYTTWEIRDVMAEPDGDGGGAVTATVTNTGSRPGKHVVQVYASRTDTTIDRPARWLVGFQVVHLDASEATEVTIAVPARAFAHWDGGWAYEPGTFTLHVGASVLDIAGSAELTTGP
- a CDS encoding sulfatase codes for the protein MKAIILMFDSLNRHMLEQYADTFVDAPNFARLAARSTRFDNFYAGSMPCMPARRELHTGRYNFLHRSWGPLEPFDDSMPQMLRDAGVHTHLASDHPHYWEDGGATYHTRYTTWEFFRGQEGDPWKGHVADPSEADGQIARMQRQDRINRTHMPTEAEHSQTRTVDAGVEFIDTNAAADNWLLQLELFDPHEPFFTHQHYKDRYPHDYDGPEFDWPAYRKVTEARQQVDHARCEYAALVSMCDRSLGRVLDAMDEHDLWDDTLLIVNTDHGFLLGEHGWWAKSVQPWFNELVHLPMFMWDPRTGDRGGSRADLAQTIDIAPTVLRWFGLEPTEDMQGHDLATQNGHDSALFGIHGGHVNVTDGRYVYMRAAADRSNSPLEEYTLMPTHMRARFSVAELADWQPCDPLPFTKGIRAMRIPAAPTWMNPWQHGTLLFDLRDDPVQAHPLRDDALELRMMRLLARRMHDSHAPRSQFERLGLPFDSEPGEQHLLVAAQAERATAVAEPLDDLETSQVLRTPVLELLAIDGARPVFEELTPGLTTTELIAIPSGATLLDLAASALITATDLKELTQRLDALTGKRR
- a CDS encoding sulfatase family protein codes for the protein MSSKPNVLWITTHDINPHIGAYSGVYPGAEYAVTPHLDRLASEGVRFDNAFAAAPICAPSRSAIMTGCHPTAIGTMHMRTKAVPPPGVRLFSEYFREAGYFVTNNSFTDFQVPVPVSAFDDCSDTAHWRNRPSADTPFFAAFHGLITHESQIYLDDDAFAERTRHVRDEDRHDPTKAPLPPYYPDTEVFRKAWARYNDLITEMDHWVGTLLAQLEEDGLAENTIVVFWSDHGLGMPRGKRWANDSGLHEPLIMRWPGHLEPGTSTDALVHLMDLAPSMLSACGIDVPDHMHAVPFLDARGELKKNTNGYVFAGRDRMGELEDMTRSVRDRRYRYIRHYHPDRSPMQHCDYPDQLWTWREMRRMGSVEAGQRARGLPRSALTLLQRRLIAPTKPVEELYDLIADPYEEHNLADDPQAAGTLHRFREALRDWQSRYGDLGFLAEDELLERWRPGGVWQKTPPPLVERDPTGGIAVSSAEDAVVVWTDDPPSDQPESEGAGVPAIGSPGEVIGAPPTDGRYWRLLTPERPPPQDRPTWVRAVRLGHLASDDVEVPAHLASPTEDQE
- a CDS encoding glycoside hydrolase family 3 protein, with the translated sequence MTSSTTETERIGALVDQLTLEEKVRLLTGRDFWTTWPIERIGLRRVLMSDGPSGVRGEVWDERDPSLNLPSATALAASWDRAVAYRYGGAAAVEARRKGVDVVLGPTINLHRSPLGGRHFEAFSEDPVLTADLAASYVTGVQDKGVAATPKHYIANDYETDRFTASTEVSDRALREVYLLAFEKAVTEAHAWAVMSSYNAINGVTASENELLETPLNSEWGFDGVVVSDWTGVRSVAAARHPRTSPCRGRTARGARHCSPPSRPETCRYRRSTARCTAS